A genome region from Chelonia mydas isolate rCheMyd1 chromosome 24, rCheMyd1.pri.v2, whole genome shotgun sequence includes the following:
- the S100A13 gene encoding protein S100-A13 produces the protein MAACELTELETAIEKIVSIFFTYAAQEGKKGTLTAGEFKELVTLQLPNLMKDVGSLDEKMSSLDVNNDEELKFSEYWRLIGELAKDIKKEKVGKKK, from the exons ATGGCCGCATGTGAGCTGACCGAGCTGGAGACGGCCATTGAGAAAATTGTCAGCATCTTCTTCACCTACGCGGCCCAGGAGGGCAAGAAGGGGACCCTGACGGCTGGGGAGTTCAAGGAGCTGGTCACTCTGCAGCTGCCCAACCTCATGAAG GACGTGGGCTCCCTGGATGAGAAGATGAGCAGCCTGGACGTGAACAACGACGAGGAGCTGAAGTTCAGCGAGTACTGGCGGCTGATTGGGGAGCTGGCCAAGGACATCAAAAAGGAGAAAGTGGGGAAGAAGAAGTGA